One window from the genome of Alkalihalobacillus sp. LMS6 encodes:
- the trxA gene encoding thioredoxin — translation MAIVNATDQNFADETKDGVVLVDFWAPWCGPCKMIAPVLEELDGDLGDSAKIVKVDVDENQETAGKFGVMSIPTLLVLKDGEVVDKAVGFQPKEALAELLNKQM, via the coding sequence ATGGCAATTGTAAATGCAACTGATCAAAATTTCGCAGATGAAACAAAAGACGGAGTCGTTCTTGTAGACTTTTGGGCACCTTGGTGTGGACCTTGTAAAATGATTGCACCTGTTTTAGAAGAGTTAGATGGAGATCTTGGCGATTCAGCAAAGATTGTAAAAGTCGACGTTGATGAAAACCAAGAAACAGCTGGCAAATTCGGCGTCATGAGCATTCCAACATTACTTGTTCTTAAAGACGGTGAAGTAGTCGATAAAGCAGTAGGCTTCCAACCAAAAGAAGCACTAGCTGAACTTCTTAACAAACAAATGTAA
- a CDS encoding electron transfer flavoprotein subunit alpha/FixB family protein: protein MSKKTLVIAEAKNGELRNVSFESIGAAKQLADGGEVVAVLAGDAIKDLAKELFAYGADRVIAVENGDLKHYTTDGYKQALLQVFDKESPDAVVLGHTSIGKDISPRLAVKMDAALFSDVVGIEDGQFTRPIYSGKAFEKRTTENEKLIVTIRPNNIAAPEKTEGSTGEVETLSVDIKDLRTIVKDVVKKATGGVDLSEANVIVAGGRGVKSEDGFKPLEELAELLGGAIGASRGACDAEYCDYSLQIGQTGKVVTPDLYFAIGLSGAIQHLAGMSNSKVIVAINKDPEAPIFDVADYGIVGDLFEIVPLLTEELRNVLVTN, encoded by the coding sequence ATGAGTAAAAAAACACTTGTCATTGCAGAAGCAAAAAATGGGGAATTACGAAATGTTTCTTTTGAATCGATTGGCGCAGCAAAACAACTTGCTGACGGTGGCGAAGTTGTAGCAGTTTTAGCTGGAGATGCGATTAAAGACCTAGCAAAAGAATTATTTGCATATGGAGCGGATCGCGTCATTGCAGTTGAAAACGGTGACTTAAAACATTACACGACAGATGGATACAAGCAAGCACTGCTCCAAGTGTTTGACAAAGAAAGTCCAGATGCGGTTGTACTAGGTCATACGTCAATTGGTAAAGATATTTCTCCACGTCTAGCAGTAAAGATGGATGCGGCGCTTTTCTCTGACGTTGTTGGCATCGAGGATGGTCAATTTACAAGACCGATTTATTCCGGAAAAGCGTTCGAGAAACGTACAACGGAAAATGAAAAATTGATTGTAACGATTCGTCCAAACAATATAGCCGCTCCAGAAAAAACTGAAGGCAGCACAGGTGAGGTTGAGACCCTTTCTGTCGATATTAAAGATTTACGAACGATTGTAAAAGATGTTGTGAAAAAAGCAACTGGTGGAGTCGATTTATCTGAAGCCAATGTCATTGTTGCTGGCGGTAGAGGCGTTAAAAGTGAAGATGGCTTTAAACCTCTTGAAGAATTAGCCGAGCTTCTTGGTGGCGCAATTGGTGCCTCTCGTGGTGCATGTGACGCGGAATATTGTGATTATTCGCTTCAAATCGGGCAAACGGGGAAAGTCGTAACGCCAGATCTGTATTTTGCGATTGGTTTGTCTGGAGCTATCCAGCATTTAGCCGGAATGTCAAATTCAAAAGTCATCGTTGCGATTAATAAAGATCCTGAAGCACCAATTTTTGATGTTGCGGATTACGGCATAGTTGGCGATTTATTTGAAATTGTGCCGCTTCTGACAGAAGAATTACGCAACGTACTCGTTACAAACTAA
- a CDS encoding electron transfer flavoprotein subunit beta/FixA family protein, with product MNIYVILKRTFDTEEKISISNGRVQEDGAEFIINPYDEYAVEEALVLRDEHGGEVTVVTVGEEDAEKQLRTALAMGADKAVLLDREDVEESDPFTTASLLHAYFKDQEFDIILAGNVAVDGGSGQVGPRLAELLDIAQVTTITDLSIDGQTATIVRDVEGDEEKLEAQLPLLVTAQQGLNEPRYPSLPGIMKAKKKPLETLDLDDLDVDEDDVEAKTTVSEVYLPPEKQAGKKLEGEPNEQVKELVSLLRSEAKVI from the coding sequence ATGAATATTTATGTTATTTTAAAACGCACATTTGACACAGAGGAGAAAATTTCAATTTCAAATGGTCGAGTACAGGAAGATGGAGCTGAATTTATCATTAATCCTTATGATGAATATGCAGTTGAAGAAGCGCTTGTACTTCGTGATGAGCACGGTGGCGAAGTAACGGTTGTGACAGTCGGAGAAGAAGACGCTGAAAAGCAGTTACGTACGGCATTGGCGATGGGTGCTGACAAAGCAGTTTTATTAGATCGTGAAGATGTAGAAGAAAGCGATCCATTTACGACGGCATCTTTGCTACACGCTTATTTTAAAGATCAAGAATTTGACATTATTCTTGCAGGAAACGTTGCGGTTGATGGTGGGTCCGGTCAAGTTGGACCACGTTTGGCTGAACTATTAGATATTGCTCAAGTAACGACTATTACTGATCTTTCAATTGACGGGCAAACAGCGACAATCGTACGTGATGTTGAAGGGGACGAAGAAAAGCTTGAGGCGCAACTCCCTCTTCTTGTAACAGCACAGCAAGGGTTAAATGAGCCTCGTTATCCATCGCTTCCAGGGATTATGAAAGCAAAGAAAAAACCACTTGAAACGCTCGATCTTGATGATCTAGATGTAGATGAAGATGATGTTGAAGCAAAAACAACGGTGAGCGAAGTGTACTTGCCACCTGAAAAACAAGCCGGCAAAAAATTAGAAGGTGAACCAAACGAGCAAGTGAAAGAACTCGTTTCATTATTACGATCTGAAGCAAAAGTGATATAA